The Peromyscus leucopus breed LL Stock chromosome 4, UCI_PerLeu_2.1, whole genome shotgun sequence genome segment acatatataaattcatCATAGCTTAAGTATTTGAAGATACTTTCAATAATTAGCTCTTGTTATGCCATTTCATTACTCTGggcatttaaatatttctttgacaTGATATGAAAATTTGTTTTACAGATAACTTGAAAGTTAGGAAGACAAGCACACTCATAAACACATGAATATCCAATAAACAGGCAACACGAAAGTCCTACTGAGTTATGCAAAAGCATTACTTTTTTCTTGTTGAAGGTATCAGCATATGCTACATCTTATGTTGCACAAGTGTACTCATTAAATATTATGAAATGTACAGCAGGCCGGAGAGCTCTAGCTAGCTAGTCAAAGTCGCTCATACCTGTGTGTTCGTATTTATGTCGCAGAAGGGAACTGCTTTTCTGGAATGTCTTGTCACATAAGTCACATGCATACATGccactttctgtcttctttatcttctttcgAGACAGACAGGAATCGGAGTCTGTCATGTCATCTAGGCCTGACATGTAGTCTTGTGCTCCATCAAGCAATTCTCCCTGTGATATAATCACACAGTTCAACACAGTCTCTTCTCTTTGTGTTTACACCAAACAACTATGCATAGGTTGACATCAGAAGATCCTCAAAAATGCTAGGTGTCAATCTATCTTATGACTaaagtcttttaatttttttttctaacaatatGTGAAGTCTCACAtttcaacaaaaacataaaccTTCTCTGACATAAATGGGAAAAATGGAGTTTTCttaattcttccattttcttaaacACCGGGAATATCCACAAGTGAACATTAAATATCAGAATTGCTATATTTTCCAGTGTACTTTTCTTCAGAAATGATTGGTAGCTGTAGAAAcctcattttaattgaattttatatttaggtacaaaatattattattatacaatCTATTTAAATGTATGTCTACCAACTAAAAGCCCTAagctatatttttatatttaattttctaatttgaaATAGGGAATATTAATAACACTTTTTATCAATGTTCTATCTATGATAAAACAGCCTTCAGCATTGAGCAATAATGAATGTGGATCAGTAAATTATTAAATTTCttgatatttattttgtcttggtccaaaggagtgcaaacttgcatgATAACATACATTTCCATTTGCTAGCCCACAGTTTAGTTTTCTTAGACTATATTTGCACTAATTAATACTAGAGAAGATTAAATAGGCTTAAATGCATTTACAAAGAGGGCAGATGTGTTGTAAATTGGAATACTGGACAGCTGTTACAGCCATGCACTACCACTTTGACTCCTATTTTGCAAACAGGGATTATACAAAATAATGCTAAAACAATGCTTGTTTTCCCATTCAACCACCTATCAATTATTTGATAATTTGAAAATTAGGAAAGAAGTCCTGTATAacatgtaaaatgttttttttaaatactctttAAAATGAGCTATTCtgtataaaacaaaatacatattaaaatttaaatatgtcaTTACTTCAAGTTTTATACATCCTTCAAAGCATGTGGCTGTTACACACTTTAATTTCAAGCATCTGGGTAAGCCTACCGACTATTGGCATTGATGTATAATTCTTGAAAgaattcttcatttgttttgttttcttttgttttggagacagaaccCTGCTCtgctgcctggccttgaactagcaatcttcttgcctcagcttcctaaaaaGTTTCTCTCTTTAGCCATTGGCTTTGGAAGCTCACTCGGAGTTGAAGGTTCATGTTAAAAAGACTTTCCTATTTCTGAATTTTTCTCTCACTGAGTTTTTTCCCCCCACCTTGTACATCGTCTAGGCAGGCTGGGAATCACACAGCTTGGGTATTATACGCATTAGACCACACTTTTTATCACTTTTCTTTAGAGGAAAAAAGACACATCTCATTACCTGAAATCCTTGTTTCCGCTGGTATTTCCTCCTTTGCTGCATATCAGCAAAGGTAGCTGCTCCCGTTGGGTAGGTATAGGCCATATGTGGTAGGAAGCTCATCTGATCCAGCCCTGGGTATGGTCGTAGCCCAGGGATGCTGGTCTGGACTGGCGGCATGAAAGTGGCAGGGGGAAAAGCGCTTTGTGGTGGAAGAGGTGTGTATAAAGGTTTGGCACTAAACGGGTTCATGCTGAACACAGGGTTAGTGCTTTTGTTGTCCAGATTATTAGAATTTGAAAACTCCTTCTTGATAAAAGTCAAATTCAGAGGTTCATCTGAGTTTTCAGATGATGAAGAAACACTGTTATGGTCTAAATTTATGCTagtagcttttgttttgttctttgtggcTATAATACTTTTGGGTTCTCTCATTTGTTTTGGTAATGACAGGTCCAAAGGCTCAGCCTGCAGCTCCTCGGAAGAGAAGCTATTTGGAGTGTATGAGCTACTGTGGGAGTTTTTAGAAGATGTGGAGGAAAGATTTAAAGGAGAAGGAGTATTACTCCTTGAGTGGTCCAATTTATCAACTGCTTTAATATTGGTAAAATGGGAAGGTTTTGTTAGCCTGAGAGGAGGATCACAATTCGTAACACTGTTGTGGAGTTCTGCTATAGATGGTGATGTTATAGAGTCCATAGGTTTTACAGGAGACCTGGGTAATAAAGAGTCCTTTGTGGGGGGGTTACTGTTGGGAGCTAACGGCTTGGAGGTCCTTTCCAGTGATGGCGACCTGGAATTTGAATACTGGTAGACTTTTCTTTGCTCAAACCATTCCTTCACAAATTCCTGAGGAAGGCCCACAGCAATGGAGATTTTCAGCAGTTCATCAGAGTTGGGCTCCATGTTCATAGCATAGTATGCTTTGAGTACAGACATGTGGTCCTTGTATGGGTTGATGGGGCTTGTCAGTCCTTTCTCAGAAAGTACAGATGACAAGAGGAGGGCTTTATTATCAACAAAAACTCCGGCTTTGCTGGGGACTATGTTTTCATGAGGTTGCAGGACTGCCTTGAtctcttcattcattttacacaggtAGCGTTCATGCTGATGCAGGGGAATAGGGCCTGGGAAGCTTTCTTTACAGAACTGACATGAAAATGGAGTGGATATGCTGTGGTTCTCAATCATTTTATCATCAGTGACCAAATCTATCAAAGTACGCAGCTTCTCCTTCTTTATATTACTGATCTGTCTTCTTGAGTCAGTAGTCAAGCTCTGCAGGCAAGCTTTGGCTTCATTAACTTTTTCTAAGGTATAGTCAATAATACTTTTAGTGGCACCATTATGACTCACTACTGGAAGACCAACAGGTGGAATATTGGGAGAAGTAACTCCTTGTTCCTCTGGCTGAGAACATGGATCCTTCAGGTGATAACCTTTCAACTTGGAAATTTCTTCAGTCTTGCAGTCCATCTTTTGCCTAGAAACCGTATTGTCCACAATCTGTAGAACCTTTTGTACCTCACTCAGATTGCTATTCATAGTGGGAAATCCAAGTAAAGGGGCTTCCATCCCTACCCCTAAGTGCTGCATTGGACTCTGAGCAGACGGGTGCACAGCTAAAGGGCTGGTGGCTCCAAGGCCACCATTCATAAAGGGACTAGTGCTACTAAACCCGTGTGCCATAAGAACTTTGTAGTCATTGAAGTCTAGTGGTTCTGTTTTAATCTTAAGTAAGCCTGTCTGTTCAGACATGCTAAGTGGTTTTCCATTTTCCAACTTGTTCCTTaattgagtaatggctgagttagtaggagaagaagaaacagaattagGGGAAGAACCCGTCTTGATATTGTTTCTCATTCGGCCATTTACTGAGATTAAGCCAATACATTTCTTGCTGCTGATGTGTGAACTGTAGGAACCAGAATGGGAGAAGCGTTTCTTGCAGTTTGGGCATTCATAAGGTTTTTCACCTAAAATGATAATTGAAATCAGCATTAGATTCCTTTGGTTAGGTAACAAGTGACGTCTGCCAAGACAGGAATATGTGGGACCAAAGGAAGTGAATACAGGAAGGGATGGACCCTACATTCTAAATGTCTACGTCAGAGTTATGTGACCATACTATATCTGGGCTTTATCTACCCTGGGTGGACATAACTCAAGATGTAAGCAGTGGAAGGTGAAGACTATCTCCGCCTTTTTCAGCTAGGATCCCAAATCTTGTCAGGCCATCAGCAGCCTCCTATTTACACAGAGTGTCAGATTAATGTGTGGTCAATAGCACAATAAAGACATCACAGTGTTTAAAGGGAAGTGGAGCCATGGCTTTAATCAACTCTGTGGAGGTTCCATTGATTCTACCAATTCAACTAGTTCCTTGAATAGCATCCAATTTGGTAATAAAATGCTTGGCAGAGCTACCAAACTACGTATGAAGCAGAAATCTCAGTGGTGGAATGTGGGTTTATGATGTACAGCTATCAGGAGTCAAGGAACATTTGGCATACATAAGCTCTTGTCCAATTTTTCTCCTACTTTTTGTTGTATAAGTTTAGGTATCAAATATGAAATAGCAGCCAAATACATCCAGGTCAAAGATACACAGTTTGGCAAAATCTCTagatttggcaaaaaaaaaaaaaataaaataaagtaaaataaataataaaataaaaaaaatcaaagccccTGTGACTTGGTAAGAAGGATAAGCATTTACAGTGGTACCATAGGCACACAGCACTTTTGAAAGAAATGGGTAAGTTCAAAAAGCTACACCCAGGACTGTATAGATTTAAATAGTCTTCAAACCCTTCTCGAATTGGAAATGATGGAGACAGGAGTGCAAGCACCCCTGCTACTCACCGCTGTGAATTCTTAGGTGCTCTTTCAGATGGTGCTTGTACTTGAAGGCCTTGCCACACTCTGTGCATTTGAACTTGCGGTTACCTGCTCCTTGGGTTAGCATTTGGTGCTGTGAAAGGAGAAAGACGGCCATCATTTTTGTTCAGGAGGCACAAAGGAGATTGGTTAGGAATCTTTTCAAGGCCTCTTTTTCAGACAGGGCAAGAGGTCTGAGCACACGCTTATTTATCTGCTCTGTCTTTCAGAGTTGCAATAAAAGTGATAATGCTGGTCATAAAAtgggaactttttaaaaaagtcttcccATGCCCATCGGATGCCTGCTCCACAAttatgcctgtcatctctgtcCTAAAACATTTCTTTGACCCTTGAGATGAGAAAGTATAATTGTAGAGATGTTGATGGTTCTTTGTGTTTAGTGCAGGATCTAAAATCTAAAGGTTTCCTTCTAGAATACTGCTATCTTGTTGCGGAAAAATTATTTCctggaaattattaaaaaaaaaattttaacccACACTTAAAGCAAATTTTTCATCAAGTTTTCTTTATCTGAGTAAAAGCATATCTTACACTAAATCGAACTGAAATTTAaagaagtgttaaaaaaaaaagtccccccaaattaaaaaaacaaaacaaaacaaaaaaaccttgacTATAAATATTTGGTATGCCTGTTTAAATATTCTGCTCACGGTCCTACTGGCCCATTTTAACCCGGTTCTTCTTAGGTGCTGCCTATCAGACTTGATTCATTATCAAATAAGAGACAACATCTTGGGTTATAGCTGCTTGAGCAGTTTTATCACAAGTCAGTAGGAAGGACTTCAAcgacttttcattttcctttttagtaGTGTACAAGgaccgaaagaaaaaaaaaaaagtttgctgaAAAGACAAGTTAGAAGCCACACAGATACAATCAAACACAGCTGACCTTTCtgaacaaggggggggggggggagcagtgtGACTTGGAattttaggtaaaaaaaaaaaaaaaaaaaaatagagccatCCGCTCTGGGTGCTCAAGGTAGGAGACCAGCCTTTTTCTGCAGCAACGACACAAAAGCCTTTTGCAAAAAGACAGCACAGAATCGGTATGACAACTGCTAGGGTGTGCTGAATCTTCCCACATTCCTAGTGAGACAGATGGTGTTACATGGGACACAGGGAGGTTTGTTCAAACAGCAGCAACCTTCAAAGATCAAGCGGAGCCCAGCCCGCCGAGCGCCATTGAGGGACCAGCGCTCATATGTTGCTGAGTTGcataaacaaacagcaacagcTGCTTTGTCTCCTCCACAGCCCTCAGAGGACTACTATAAACTTTAGTTGTGCCACTGTTAATATGATACAATCATTTTAATTTACTAATTGTAAATGCCATGAGCAAATGAGGGGACTTTTCAACACCAAAGCTACCATTCATAATGCGCCAACACAATCACACTTCTGCATGTGAAATTTAAAGCAGTTATACTAGATAAATATCTAGGCATTTTTttcctagagttttttttttgtgcagaGAAGCATGAGAAGATAAACTGTTACATAAGTGTAACTACACAAGCATATTACTTATAGCTGATCTTTGGAAAACATTCAAGTAACAAGTCCAATCAGAAACAAATGGTGTGATTATGTGATAAAGTGCCTTAAATGGTAAAATTTCGTGGTATAGTATTTCTACCCTTGCTTAACTGGGTTTGTGCCTTCTTTTCCTTATTCAAAGACAATAAAGCCTATGAGGACAAATCGGAGTTTTATATAGAATGTCATACTGAAccattttgaaaaacataaaatatcaaaGTTCATTTAGGACAATTCTTTATCTGTAGGGCCAGTTATTGTGACTTATGAAATGCCATTACTGTGACCACCCAACACATCATAATATCAATTTGCAGAGTCAATTCTCCCAGGAGGACAGAAAGAGCAGTTTTGCTGAAACATTTAAGAGATGTTGTGAATCAATCCTACTCAGTCATTTCAAGGATTTAAGACACTATCCTTACCTTTCCGAGACAgagatcttatttttaaaacaaaataaaccaaaagagGCAGAACAATTTTGACATTTAACTACATGCACGTATGTTGAAATGGACTTGTTTTAATTATAAAGAGTGTTCTGTTATTTTTCCAATTTAtgatgtatatatgcatataacctatatgcctttttattttcctaaaaataattAGATTTCATAAATTAGTAAGCTTGTAAAAGTATTCTAAgtaatttgaaaatgtttcatGGCAAATGAAAGAAATACATACTTCTTTAACTATGCATTAGGtcctatatgaaaaaaaaagcctaagcAAAAGTAGGtgaaaaatggaattaaaattgCTGAGATGTttaataatgtataattaaaatgctacaatttcattcactttttgtggaacataaaaatgaaactaaagtCAAGTTAAAGtgcaaataaaatttctaaattagAAATTAACACACTCATTCGATCGTGAACATAAGACTATTAAATCATATTAGAAGAGACCATCAAAAAATCATTTAGACCTCAATTAAAGCTATTACCATTAAAAGATCTGCATCTTCAAAATGCcatgaaaaattaataatgattGCCAATCAAAGCAATATCGTTTCTCTAAGGGGTTATTATAGAAAGAAATCACTTAGAACCAACCCCCACCTGGTCTGTCCCTGGCTTGTGCGTCACCATATGCCGCTCGAGCTGGGTGCGGTAGGCGAACGTGTAGCTACAAAGAGGGCAGGAAAAGTTCTCTTCATTCTTCTCGTGGCGGTACTTGATGTGCTCCTTCAGCGATGTCAAGCGCTTGTAGCCACGGTCGCAGTAGGGGCAGGTCAGCAGTTGGGCAAAAGcatctggagttccaggtggcaGGTCTGTAGCCGAGAGGCGAGAGGGAGAGGAGCGGGCCAAAAGGTCAGTAAATCAATGGCAGCTAATGGGCTGGCTGCCCGGGCTGCTATGACAGGAATCACTACAATCTGCTCCAGCAGAGCGCCATCATTGCGCCCGGCCTCCTCGCAACCAGGCCCCTTGCGCACCCAGGGCAGGCTTGTCCGAATCAGCTCACACTGCGCtcgaaaattaattaattacttgaGCTTatttgtggggagggggggatttAAACAGCTGATAAATGAAGAAATTCCCTTTGGGTGACTGACAGTTCCCCTGAACCCTAGACTCCTGTTACACAGGAATTCACAGGAGGGAAGGAGATTTTCAGGTATCAGAGAACAAAAGGTGAGGGTCGGtgatcttaaactttttttttcttcaaaagtaaAATATCCCTGAAAGATAGGAAtaaatttagatatttttatcttttagaaaTGGGCTGTAATTGTTCTTATTCTGTATTGGATGTACAAATGACACAAATttgctgacaaaaaaaaatttcacaataCCCTAAAATTACAGTTCTAATCTTTGCTCATGAAATTCCATGCCTCTGCAGCTGTTCTTCAAATTTTAAGGTAAACACTCAGGCATGTAGTGCATTTGTGATTGTAACAGCTGCAGAGGTCAGTATAGTGGCTAAAAATGAATTACAGCCTCACCATTTTCTTCTTGCCCATTGGCCTCTGGCGTGCCAAGGCGAGACAGCTCCTCAGGGGCTTCTGGGTAAATAATGGCCGTGTCGCTTCGCTGAAGGTACTCTTCAATGCTGACTGCATGACCATCGCGTTCCTCCAGTTTTCTTTTGGCAAAGTATTCCTCAAAGTCTGGTGTGCAATTTGCATTCTTAACTGAAATCATAAGCAGAAGAGAAATGTCTTTCAGGGCCTTTTCCCTAGGAGACCAAGTACTCTACATCATTGTTAGCAACAACAGTTGGCTCGATACTAGTAAGACTTAAAGCCTCTCCTTTGTTTGTCAGAAGGGAAGAGGACCAAATATTgattaaatgcttatttttatagTACAAGCAAAAGAGCTTACTTTGCTCAAGTTAAGCAGGCACATTTGTTCTTGGAATGTTCGCATACAAATGGGAGAAAATTTAAAGtgtatttattaaatgtttttgaaAGTGAAACTGAAATCACTAAACATGACATAATGTAAGCTTCCAGGTACTTTAATGGTCTATATGAAACTTCATTTTGTCTTAAGAAAAGTAAATTTAGCTCTTAGTGACAGAGAAACCTCAAAGGTCTACACTAAGAAGGTCAGCATACAATGTGGATCTCTCCAGACCTTCCCCAAAGTCCTTCAATAaagtgttttcacacacacacacagaggaaaagg includes the following:
- the Zeb2 gene encoding zinc finger E-box-binding homeobox 2 isoform X2, whose product is MKQPIMADGPRCKRRKQANPRRKNVVNYDNVVDTGSETDEEDKLHIAEDDSIANPLDQETSPASMPNHESSPHMSQTLLPREEEEDEIRESGVDHSWHTSEILQASVDGPEEMKDDYDVMGPEATIQTTINNGTVKNANCTPDFEEYFAKRKLEERDGHAVSIEEYLQRSDTAIIYPEAPEELSRLGTPEANGQEENDLPPGTPDAFAQLLTCPYCDRGYKRLTSLKEHIKYRHEKNEENFSCPLCSYTFAYRTQLERHMVTHKPGTDQHQMLTQGAGNRKFKCTECGKAFKYKHHLKEHLRIHSGEKPYECPNCKKRFSHSGSYSSHISSKKCIGLISVNGRMRNNIKTGSSPNSVSSSPTNSAITQLRNKLENGKPLSMSEQTGLLKIKTEPLDFNDYKVLMAHGFSSTSPFMNGGLGATSPLAVHPSAQSPMQHLGVGMEAPLLGFPTMNSNLSEVQKVLQIVDNTVSRQKMDCKTEEISKLKGYHLKDPCSQPEEQGVTSPNIPPVGLPVVSHNGATKSIIDYTLEKVNEAKACLQSLTTDSRRQISNIKKEKLRTLIDLVTDDKMIENHSISTPFSCQFCKESFPGPIPLHQHERYLCKMNEEIKAVLQPHENIVPSKAGVFVDNKALLLSSVLSEKGLTSPINPYKDHMSVLKAYYAMNMEPNSDELLKISIAVGLPQEFVKEWFEQRKVYQYSNSRSPSLERTSKPLAPNSNPPTKDSLLPRSPVKPMDSITSPSIAELHNSVTNCDPPLRLTKPSHFTNIKAVDKLDHSRSNTPSPLNLSSTSSKNSHSSSYTPNSFSSEELQAEPLDLSLPKQMREPKSIIATKNKTKATSINLDHNSVSSSSENSDEPLNLTFIKKEFSNSNNLDNKSTNPVFSMNPFSAKPLYTPLPPQSAFPPATFMPPVQTSIPGLRPYPGLDQMSFLPHMAYTYPTGAATFADMQQRRKYQRKQGFQGELLDGAQDYMSGLDDMTDSDSCLSRKKIKKTESGMYACDLCDKTFQKSSSLLRHKYEHTATIGTSLKASFPL
- the Zeb2 gene encoding zinc finger E-box-binding homeobox 2 isoform X1 — encoded protein: MKQPIMADGPRCKRRKQANPRRKNVVNYDNVVDTGSETDEEDKLHIAEDDSIANPLDQETSPASMPNHESSPHMSQTLLPREEEEDEIRESGVDHSWHTSEILQASVDGPEEMKDDYDVMGPEATIQTTINNGTVKNANCTPDFEEYFAKRKLEERDGHAVSIEEYLQRSDTAIIYPEAPEELSRLGTPEANGQEENDLPPGTPDAFAQLLTCPYCDRGYKRLTSLKEHIKYRHEKNEENFSCPLCSYTFAYRTQLERHMVTHKPGTDQHQMLTQGAGNRKFKCTECGKAFKYKHHLKEHLRIHSGEKPYECPNCKKRFSHSGSYSSHISSKKCIGLISVNGRMRNNIKTGSSPNSVSSSPTNSAITQLRNKLENGKPLSMSEQTGLLKIKTEPLDFNDYKVLMAHGFSSTSPFMNGGLGATSPLAVHPSAQSPMQHLGVGMEAPLLGFPTMNSNLSEVQKVLQIVDNTVSRQKMDCKTEEISKLKGYHLKDPCSQPEEQGVTSPNIPPVGLPVVSHNGATKSIIDYTLEKVNEAKACLQSLTTDSRRQISNIKKEKLRTLIDLVTDDKMIENHSISTPFSCQFCKESFPGPIPLHQHERYLCKMNEEIKAVLQPHENIVPSKAGVFVDNKALLLSSVLSEKGLTSPINPYKDHMSVLKAYYAMNMEPNSDELLKISIAVGLPQEFVKEWFEQRKVYQYSNSRSPSLERTSKPLAPNSNPPTKDSLLPRSPVKPMDSITSPSIAELHNSVTNCDPPLRLTKPSHFTNIKAVDKLDHSRSNTPSPLNLSSTSSKNSHSSSYTPNSFSSEELQAEPLDLSLPKQMREPKSIIATKNKTKATSINLDHNSVSSSSENSDEPLNLTFIKKEFSNSNNLDNKSTNPVFSMNPFSAKPLYTPLPPQSAFPPATFMPPVQTSIPGLRPYPGLDQMSFLPHMAYTYPTGAATFADMQQRRKYQRKQGFQGELLDGAQDYMSGLDDMTDSDSCLSRKKIKKTESGMYACDLCDKTFQKSSSLLRHKYEHTGKRPHQCQICKKAFKHKHHLIEHSRLHSGEKPYQCDKCGKRFSHSGSYSQHMNHRYSYCKREAEEREAAEREAREKGHLEPTELLMNRAYLQSITPQGYSDSEERESMPRDGESEKEHEKEGEEGYGKLRRRDGDEEEEEEEEESENKSMDTDPETIRDEEETGDHSMDDSSEDGKMETKSDHEEDNMEDGM